In Amaranthus tricolor cultivar Red isolate AtriRed21 chromosome 3, ASM2621246v1, whole genome shotgun sequence, a single window of DNA contains:
- the LOC130808665 gene encoding putative pentatricopeptide repeat-containing protein At5g13230, mitochondrial isoform X2, translated as MIKLLRQTALRSPWMIINAALNSQNFNWVFQKRHTISSQAVQLKRKYNFIDYAMPTPVAPIGDFNSYAYGSAIQDCTFKRDVNKGLAFHCQIFKKVLKLFVSMDRPELGWNIHSCIYKHGQDSNAFVGTALIDSYSMCGNVNFARHVFDGILYKDMVSWSGMVAGYVENGYFEEGLELYSEMRVFGFMSNTFTLASGLKASVGLGEVDTGKSIHGCALKIGYEKDQYVGVALLDLYTKFGELNEAEIVFRDMSKKDVISWSFLISRCAQGDQSSLALDLFCQMRQACVMPNQFTLASVFQACGSMVSLSLGKQIHCIVTKLGLDSNIFVSNALMDAYAKCGNLEDSEVLFEASANRNDVTWNTMIVGYGQFGDSEKALMMFRCMLEQNLLPTEVTYSSTLRACASLAAADSGMQIHAFTVKTKSDRESVVGNSLIDMYAKCGSIKPARLIFDTMEKRDEVSWNTIISAYAMHGLGKEALRMFEKMLETDCRPNKLTFVGVLSACCNMGLLDEGEAYFRSMIWDYGIEPCIEHYTCMVGLLGRSGNLDKAMKMVIEMPFDPSIMVWRAVLGACVIHKNVELGRVAAEQVLKMEPHDETAYVLLSNIYASLKRWGNVAYVRKNMKKKGVKKEPGLSWVEIQGNIHYFTVGDTSHPDVRLIRGMLEWLRGRINREGYIANCNVVLLDVEDEEKERLVWSHSERLALAFALVRTPLGSTVRILKNLRICADCHAAVKLVSKVVQREIVVRDINRFHHFENGVCSCGDYW; from the exons ATGATAAAACTGTTGCGCCAAACTGCTTTGCGCTCGCCATGGATGATCATCAACGCAGCTTTAAACTCGCAGAACTTCAACTGGGTCTTTCAAAAAAGACATACCATTTCATCTCAAGCTGttcaattaaaaagaaaatacaactTCATAGATTATGCAATGCCAACACCTGTTGCTCCTATTGGAGATTTCAATTCTTACGCTTATGGAAGTGCAATTCAAGACTGCACATTCAAACGTGATGTCAACAAAGGTCTTGCCTTTCACtgtcaaattttcaaaaaag TTTTGAAATTGTTCGTTAGCATGGATAGGCCTGAACTGGGTTGGAACATTCATTCTTGCATTTATAAGCATGGACAGGATAGTAACGCATTTGTCGGCACTGCTCTAATTGATTCTTATTCCATGTGTGGTAATGTGAATTTTGCAAGGCATGTTTTTGATGGTATTTTATATAAAGACATGGTTTCTTGGAGTGGAATGGTTGCTGGGTATGTTGAGAATGGTTATTTTGAGGAGGGTTTGGAACTTTATTCTGAGATGCGGGTGTTTGGTTTTATGTCTAACACTTTTACTTTGGCTAGTGGTCTGAAAGCTAGTGTTGGTTTAGGGGAAGTGGATACTgggaagagtattcatgggtgTGCTTTAAAGATTGGTTATGAGAAGGATCAATATGTGGGTGTTGCTCTTCTGGACTTGTACACTAAATTTGGAGAGCTTAATGAAGCTGAGATTGTATTTAGAGATATGTCGAAGAAGGATGTGATCTCGTGGAGTTTCTTGATTTCACGGTGTGCGCAGGGTGACCAGAGTAGTTTGGCTTTAGATCTATTTTGTCAGATGAGGCAAGCTTGTGTCATGCCTAATCAGTTTACGTTAGCTAGTGTGTTCCAGGCTTGTGGAAGTATGGTTAGCTTGAGTTTGGGTAAGCAAATTCACTGCATTGTCACTAAGCTTGGTCTTGATTCAAATATATTTGTCTCTAATGCCCTTATGGATGCTTATGCTAAGTGTGGAAATTTGGAGGATTCAGAAGTCTTGTTTGAGGCTTCTGCTAACAGAAATGATGTTACCTGGAATACTATGATTGTTGGCTATGGCCAATTTGGGGATTCTGAAAAAGCATTAATGATGTTTAGGTGTATGCTTGAGCAGAACTTGCTGCCAACTGAGGTAACCTATTCTAGTACGCTTCGTGCTTGTGCTAGTTTAGCAGCCGCTGATTCTGGAATGCAGATCCATGCTTTCACTGTTAAAACAAAATCTGACCGAGAAAGTGTGGTAGGTAACTCTTTAATAGATATGTATGCTAAGTGTGGAAGCATTAAACCAGCTCGTTTAATATTTGACACGATGGAAAAAAGGGATGAAGTTTCTTGGAATACCATTATTTCTGCATATGCCATGCATGGCCTTGGAAAAGAGGCACTAAGAATGTTTGAAAAGATGCTAGAGACAGACTGTAGGCCGAACAAGTTAACTTTTGTTGGTGTTCTATCAGCTTGTTGCAACATGGGACTGTTAGATGAAGGAGAAGCTTATTTCAGATCAATGATCTGGGACTATGGCATAGAACCATGCATAGAGCATTACACATGTATGGTTGGGCTTTTGGGTAGATCTGGAAATCTTGATAAGGCTATGAAAATGGTTATAGAAATGCCATTTGACCCTAGTATTATGGTGTGGCGTGCTGTTCTTGGTGCTTGTGTCATACACAAGAATGTTGAACTAGGTAGAGTTGCCGCTGAACAAGTACTTAAAATGGAGCCACATGATGAGACAGCTTATGTTTTACTATCTAACATTTATGCCTCTTTGAAGAGATGGGGGAATGTAGCTTATGTCAGGAAAAACATGAAAAAGAAAGGAGTGAAGAAAGAACCAGGATTAAGTTGGGTTGAGATACAGGGAAATATACATTACTTCACTGTTGGAGATACATCACATCCTGATGTTAGGCTAATAAGGGGGATGCTTGAATGGTTGAGGGGGAGAATTAACAGAGAAGGATACATTGCTAATTGTAATGTGGTTTTGCTTGATGTTGAAGATGAGGAAAAAGAGCGCCTTGTGTGGTCACATAGCGAAAGGCTAGCTTTGGCCTTTGCGTTAGTTAGGACACCATTGGGCAGTACTGTGCGTATCCTTAAAAATCTTCGAATATGTGCAGATTGCCATGCGGCAGTTAAGCTTGTTTCAAAAGTTGTCCAGCGGGAAATTGTTGTCCGGGATATAAATCGGTTTCACCATTTTGAAAACGGTGTCTGTTCCTGTGGTGATTATTGGTGA
- the LOC130808665 gene encoding putative pentatricopeptide repeat-containing protein At5g13230, mitochondrial isoform X1: MIKLLRQTALRSPWMIINAALNSQNFNWVFQKRHTISSQAVQLKRKYNFIDYAMPTPVAPIGDFNSYAYGSAIQDCTFKRDVNKGLAFHCQIFKKGNCLDLFARNILLNFYLKSDLVSDACELFDEMPERNIISLVTLIQGLGKAGCFTEALRFFSMLHKEGYELSPFVFTTVLKLFVSMDRPELGWNIHSCIYKHGQDSNAFVGTALIDSYSMCGNVNFARHVFDGILYKDMVSWSGMVAGYVENGYFEEGLELYSEMRVFGFMSNTFTLASGLKASVGLGEVDTGKSIHGCALKIGYEKDQYVGVALLDLYTKFGELNEAEIVFRDMSKKDVISWSFLISRCAQGDQSSLALDLFCQMRQACVMPNQFTLASVFQACGSMVSLSLGKQIHCIVTKLGLDSNIFVSNALMDAYAKCGNLEDSEVLFEASANRNDVTWNTMIVGYGQFGDSEKALMMFRCMLEQNLLPTEVTYSSTLRACASLAAADSGMQIHAFTVKTKSDRESVVGNSLIDMYAKCGSIKPARLIFDTMEKRDEVSWNTIISAYAMHGLGKEALRMFEKMLETDCRPNKLTFVGVLSACCNMGLLDEGEAYFRSMIWDYGIEPCIEHYTCMVGLLGRSGNLDKAMKMVIEMPFDPSIMVWRAVLGACVIHKNVELGRVAAEQVLKMEPHDETAYVLLSNIYASLKRWGNVAYVRKNMKKKGVKKEPGLSWVEIQGNIHYFTVGDTSHPDVRLIRGMLEWLRGRINREGYIANCNVVLLDVEDEEKERLVWSHSERLALAFALVRTPLGSTVRILKNLRICADCHAAVKLVSKVVQREIVVRDINRFHHFENGVCSCGDYW; encoded by the coding sequence ATGATAAAACTGTTGCGCCAAACTGCTTTGCGCTCGCCATGGATGATCATCAACGCAGCTTTAAACTCGCAGAACTTCAACTGGGTCTTTCAAAAAAGACATACCATTTCATCTCAAGCTGttcaattaaaaagaaaatacaactTCATAGATTATGCAATGCCAACACCTGTTGCTCCTATTGGAGATTTCAATTCTTACGCTTATGGAAGTGCAATTCAAGACTGCACATTCAAACGTGATGTCAACAAAGGTCTTGCCTTTCACtgtcaaattttcaaaaaaggTAATTGTCTAGATCTTTTTGCCCGCAATATTTtgctaaatttttatttgaaatctgACTTAGTTTCTGATGCATGTGAACTATTTGATGAAATGCCTGAAAGAAACATCATTTCATTAGTAACATTGATTCAGGGACTTGGTAAAGCTGGTTGCTTTACTGAAGCTTTAAGGTTTTTTTCTATGCTTCATAAGGAGGGCTATGAGTTAAGCCCCTTTGTTTTTACTACAGTTTTGAAATTGTTCGTTAGCATGGATAGGCCTGAACTGGGTTGGAACATTCATTCTTGCATTTATAAGCATGGACAGGATAGTAACGCATTTGTCGGCACTGCTCTAATTGATTCTTATTCCATGTGTGGTAATGTGAATTTTGCAAGGCATGTTTTTGATGGTATTTTATATAAAGACATGGTTTCTTGGAGTGGAATGGTTGCTGGGTATGTTGAGAATGGTTATTTTGAGGAGGGTTTGGAACTTTATTCTGAGATGCGGGTGTTTGGTTTTATGTCTAACACTTTTACTTTGGCTAGTGGTCTGAAAGCTAGTGTTGGTTTAGGGGAAGTGGATACTgggaagagtattcatgggtgTGCTTTAAAGATTGGTTATGAGAAGGATCAATATGTGGGTGTTGCTCTTCTGGACTTGTACACTAAATTTGGAGAGCTTAATGAAGCTGAGATTGTATTTAGAGATATGTCGAAGAAGGATGTGATCTCGTGGAGTTTCTTGATTTCACGGTGTGCGCAGGGTGACCAGAGTAGTTTGGCTTTAGATCTATTTTGTCAGATGAGGCAAGCTTGTGTCATGCCTAATCAGTTTACGTTAGCTAGTGTGTTCCAGGCTTGTGGAAGTATGGTTAGCTTGAGTTTGGGTAAGCAAATTCACTGCATTGTCACTAAGCTTGGTCTTGATTCAAATATATTTGTCTCTAATGCCCTTATGGATGCTTATGCTAAGTGTGGAAATTTGGAGGATTCAGAAGTCTTGTTTGAGGCTTCTGCTAACAGAAATGATGTTACCTGGAATACTATGATTGTTGGCTATGGCCAATTTGGGGATTCTGAAAAAGCATTAATGATGTTTAGGTGTATGCTTGAGCAGAACTTGCTGCCAACTGAGGTAACCTATTCTAGTACGCTTCGTGCTTGTGCTAGTTTAGCAGCCGCTGATTCTGGAATGCAGATCCATGCTTTCACTGTTAAAACAAAATCTGACCGAGAAAGTGTGGTAGGTAACTCTTTAATAGATATGTATGCTAAGTGTGGAAGCATTAAACCAGCTCGTTTAATATTTGACACGATGGAAAAAAGGGATGAAGTTTCTTGGAATACCATTATTTCTGCATATGCCATGCATGGCCTTGGAAAAGAGGCACTAAGAATGTTTGAAAAGATGCTAGAGACAGACTGTAGGCCGAACAAGTTAACTTTTGTTGGTGTTCTATCAGCTTGTTGCAACATGGGACTGTTAGATGAAGGAGAAGCTTATTTCAGATCAATGATCTGGGACTATGGCATAGAACCATGCATAGAGCATTACACATGTATGGTTGGGCTTTTGGGTAGATCTGGAAATCTTGATAAGGCTATGAAAATGGTTATAGAAATGCCATTTGACCCTAGTATTATGGTGTGGCGTGCTGTTCTTGGTGCTTGTGTCATACACAAGAATGTTGAACTAGGTAGAGTTGCCGCTGAACAAGTACTTAAAATGGAGCCACATGATGAGACAGCTTATGTTTTACTATCTAACATTTATGCCTCTTTGAAGAGATGGGGGAATGTAGCTTATGTCAGGAAAAACATGAAAAAGAAAGGAGTGAAGAAAGAACCAGGATTAAGTTGGGTTGAGATACAGGGAAATATACATTACTTCACTGTTGGAGATACATCACATCCTGATGTTAGGCTAATAAGGGGGATGCTTGAATGGTTGAGGGGGAGAATTAACAGAGAAGGATACATTGCTAATTGTAATGTGGTTTTGCTTGATGTTGAAGATGAGGAAAAAGAGCGCCTTGTGTGGTCACATAGCGAAAGGCTAGCTTTGGCCTTTGCGTTAGTTAGGACACCATTGGGCAGTACTGTGCGTATCCTTAAAAATCTTCGAATATGTGCAGATTGCCATGCGGCAGTTAAGCTTGTTTCAAAAGTTGTCCAGCGGGAAATTGTTGTCCGGGATATAAATCGGTTTCACCATTTTGAAAACGGTGTCTGTTCCTGTGGTGATTATTGGTGA